One Corvus cornix cornix isolate S_Up_H32 chromosome 10, ASM73873v5, whole genome shotgun sequence genomic region harbors:
- the RCN2 gene encoding reticulocalbin-2 isoform X1, whose translation MWPVLLALGLALGAASGQHRAEYDREALLGGQEEAEEYARLSPEEQQRRLRNIVRKIDADADGLLSEDELSSWIQQSFKHYVTQEAKQHFNDYDKDGDGLVSWKEYNLQMYDRVIDFDENSVLEDQEEESFRQLHLKEKKRFEKANRDDVPALNVDEYIAFEHPEEVEYMTDFVIQEALEEHDKDGDGFVSLEEFLGDYRRDPTAREDPEWILVEKDRFVNDYDKDHDGKLNPQELLSWIVPNNQGIAQEEALHLIEEMDLNDDKKLSEAEILKNQDLFLNSEATDYGRQLHDERFYHEEL comes from the exons ATGTGGCCGGTGCTGCTGGCGCTGGGCCTGGCGCTGGGAGCGGCGAGCGGGCAGCACCGCGCCGAGTACGACCGGGAGGCGCTGCTCGGCGGGCAG gaggaggcggaggagtACGCGCGGCTCAGCCCGGAGGAGCAGCAGCGGCGGCTGAGGAACATCGTGAGGAAGATCGACGCGGACGCGGACGGGCTGCTCAGCGAGG ATGAGCTGAGCTCCTGGATACAGCAGTCTTTTAAGCATTATGTTACACAAGAAGCTAAGCAACACTTCAATGACTATGACAAAGATGGTGATGGATTGGTGTCTTGGAAGGAGTATAACTTGCAAATGTATGATCGTGTAATTGATTTTGATGAGAACAGTGTCCTGGAGGATCAAGAAGAAGAATCATTTCGCCAG CTtcatttaaaggagaaaaaacgttttgaaaaagcaaatagaGATGATGTTCCTGCTCTAAATGTGGATGAATATATTGCTTTTGAACATCCTGAAGAAGTGGAGTACATGACG GACTTTGTCATTCAGGAGGCTTTAGAAGAACATGATAAAGATGGTGATGGATTTGTTAGCCTGGAAGAATTCCTTGGTGATTACAGAAGAGACccaa CTGCAAGGGAAGATCCAGAATGGATACTGGTTGAGAAGGACCGGTTTGTGAATGACTATGACAAGGATCATGATGGAAAACTCAACCCTCAAGAGCTGCTGTCTTGGATAGTGCCCAACAATCAGGGTATTGCACAAGAGGAG GCTCTGCACCTCATTGAAGAGATGGATTTGAATGATGATAAAAAACTTTCTGAGGCAGAAATTCTTAAGAACCAGGATTTGTTTCTTAACAGTGAAGCAACAGATTATGGTAGGCAGCTTCATGATGAACGTTTCTACCATGAAGAACTttag
- the RCN2 gene encoding reticulocalbin-2 isoform X2: MWPVLLALGLALGAASGQHRAEYDREALLGGQEEAEEYARLSPEEQQRRLRNIVRKIDADADGLLSEDELSSWIQQSFKHYVTQEAKQHFNDYDKDGDGLVSWKEYNLQMYDRVIDFDENSVLEDQEEESFRQEKKRFEKANRDDVPALNVDEYIAFEHPEEVEYMTDFVIQEALEEHDKDGDGFVSLEEFLGDYRRDPTAREDPEWILVEKDRFVNDYDKDHDGKLNPQELLSWIVPNNQGIAQEEALHLIEEMDLNDDKKLSEAEILKNQDLFLNSEATDYGRQLHDERFYHEEL; the protein is encoded by the exons ATGTGGCCGGTGCTGCTGGCGCTGGGCCTGGCGCTGGGAGCGGCGAGCGGGCAGCACCGCGCCGAGTACGACCGGGAGGCGCTGCTCGGCGGGCAG gaggaggcggaggagtACGCGCGGCTCAGCCCGGAGGAGCAGCAGCGGCGGCTGAGGAACATCGTGAGGAAGATCGACGCGGACGCGGACGGGCTGCTCAGCGAGG ATGAGCTGAGCTCCTGGATACAGCAGTCTTTTAAGCATTATGTTACACAAGAAGCTAAGCAACACTTCAATGACTATGACAAAGATGGTGATGGATTGGTGTCTTGGAAGGAGTATAACTTGCAAATGTATGATCGTGTAATTGATTTTGATGAGAACAGTGTCCTGGAGGATCAAGAAGAAGAATCATTTCGCCAG gagaaaaaacgttttgaaaaagcaaatagaGATGATGTTCCTGCTCTAAATGTGGATGAATATATTGCTTTTGAACATCCTGAAGAAGTGGAGTACATGACG GACTTTGTCATTCAGGAGGCTTTAGAAGAACATGATAAAGATGGTGATGGATTTGTTAGCCTGGAAGAATTCCTTGGTGATTACAGAAGAGACccaa CTGCAAGGGAAGATCCAGAATGGATACTGGTTGAGAAGGACCGGTTTGTGAATGACTATGACAAGGATCATGATGGAAAACTCAACCCTCAAGAGCTGCTGTCTTGGATAGTGCCCAACAATCAGGGTATTGCACAAGAGGAG GCTCTGCACCTCATTGAAGAGATGGATTTGAATGATGATAAAAAACTTTCTGAGGCAGAAATTCTTAAGAACCAGGATTTGTTTCTTAACAGTGAAGCAACAGATTATGGTAGGCAGCTTCATGATGAACGTTTCTACCATGAAGAACTttag